The Halotia branconii CENA392 region ACCGCCAGACGTTTGGGAGCAGTAGTAGAAGCCTTCGATATTCGTCCGGCTGTTAAAGAGGAAGTGCAAAGCTTGGGAGCAAAATTCGTCGAAGTCAAGCTAGAAGAAGAAACTGTCGCCGCTGGTGGTTACGCCAAAGAAATTTCTGAAGCTAGCAAACAGCGCACCCAAGAAGTTGTCGCCGAACACGTCAAAAATGCTGATGTAGTGATTACTACTGCTCAAGTTCCTGGCAGACAAGCACCACGGCTCGTTACAGAAGAAATGGTTGCCCAAATGAAACCAGGTTCAGTGATTGTAGATTTAGCCGCAGAACAAGGTGGTAACTGTGCCTGCACCGAACCCGGCAAAGATATTGTGTGGAATGGTGTGACAATTATTGGCCCAATTAATTTACCATCATCAATGCCAGTCCACGCCAGCCAGTTGTATTCCAAAAACGTCACATCTTTGATTCAACTACTAATAAAAGACAAAGCTTTGCAAGTAGACTTTGCCGACGACATAGTTGATGCAGCTTGCATTACCCACGCAGGCGAAATTCGCAATCAGCGGGTACGGGATGCGCTACAAGCTTTGAGCAATCAACAATCAGCCGTTAATTAGAGAGCAGAAGAAGCAGGGAAGTAGGGAGTGTGGGAAGAGAGGGAAGAGAGGGGGAAAGATTTCTTCCCCATCCTCCCACACCTCCCACACCATGCCCCATGCCCTATGCCCCATGCCCCATGCCCTATGCCCCATGCCCATTTACACAAGGAGTTTTGATTTCATGACAGAGACATTACTTGCTGCTTTGTTTGTATTTGTTCTGGCATCTTTTATTGGCTTTGAAGTTATTAATAAAGTACCGCCTACCTTACACACCCCTTTAATGTCAGGATCTAACGCAATTTCTGGCATTGCGGTATTAGGGGCGATTGTGGCTGCTGGTGCTAGAGAGACAAGTGTATCGGTGATTCTTGGTTTGATTGCCGTAGTGTTGGCAACAGTCAACGTTGTTGGTGGCTTTTTAGTTACAGATCGGATGTTGCAAATGTTCAAGAAGAAGGAGATTAAGGCGTGAGCGACTTTCTACCAACTGGGATTCAGCTGACGTACTTAGTTGCTGCATCTTTATTCATTCTGGGTTTGAAAAAGCTGGGATCACCTGCTACAGCACGCAACGGTAATGTTGTAGCAGCCGTGGGAATGTTACTAGCGATCGTGGCAACAATGCTGGATCAGCATGTGTTGAATTACGAAATGATTTTGTTGGGTTTGGCAATTGGTACAGGAATTGGGGCGATCGCAGCCTACAAAGTCCAAATGACCGAAATGCCCCAAATGGTAGGTTTGCTCAACGGTTTGGGTGGTGCAGCTTCTGCACTGATCGCCGTTGCTGAATTTTGGCGGTTAATGGGAACTTCTCAGCCCATACCCCTTGATGTCAACATTTCCATGCTATTGGATGTGTTAATCGGTGGTGTTACCTTAACAGGTAGTTTTTTGGCTTTTGCCAAATTGCAAGGTTTA contains the following coding sequences:
- a CDS encoding NAD(P) transhydrogenase subunit alpha is translated as MTETLLAALFVFVLASFIGFEVINKVPPTLHTPLMSGSNAISGIAVLGAIVAAGARETSVSVILGLIAVVLATVNVVGGFLVTDRMLQMFKKKEIKA
- a CDS encoding Re/Si-specific NAD(P)(+) transhydrogenase subunit alpha, giving the protein MRIAVAKEIEVCERRVALNPDTVARLVKQGLEVWVETGAGERSFFSDSAYEAAGAKIISDSATLWQQADILLKVSPPQERENGGSEVELLKEGAVLVSFLNPLGNPVVAQQLANRQITALSMEMIPRTTRAQSMDALSSQASLAGYKAVLIAAAALPKYFPMLTTAAGTIAPAKVFIMGAGVAGLQAIATARRLGAVVEAFDIRPAVKEEVQSLGAKFVEVKLEEETVAAGGYAKEISEASKQRTQEVVAEHVKNADVVITTAQVPGRQAPRLVTEEMVAQMKPGSVIVDLAAEQGGNCACTEPGKDIVWNGVTIIGPINLPSSMPVHASQLYSKNVTSLIQLLIKDKALQVDFADDIVDAACITHAGEIRNQRVRDALQALSNQQSAVN